From Luteococcus japonicus, one genomic window encodes:
- a CDS encoding MalY/PatB family protein, whose product MTNFDALTPEALRARGSMKWNRRGPEVLPMWVAEMDYPLADPVAAAIDEVVARQGFGYAEVDDRVPRAFADFAARRLGMTVNPGWTTVVPHVLAGIEIAVEVFTPKDAGVVVTTPAYMHFLVIPGLTGREAVEVPLLETRGAASVDEQWHLDLEGIERAFANGARSLILCQPYNPVGKVFSREELAELARIVARYDGWVISDEIHAPLTLPAIRHLAYSEVDETAASHCVTITSASKSFSMPGLPCATVSLHTQAGHDRFVTNAHPDHLYGATTLGIEANVAAFTGGDEWLDGALAKIAQNVARTKAFVDAELPDVRYVPGDATYFAWLDLREAGLGDDPAAWVLDKGKLWMNPGGDFGANGKGFCRLNLATTSAILDDGLGRLKAALDAR is encoded by the coding sequence ATGACCAATTTCGACGCACTCACCCCAGAAGCCCTGCGTGCCCGTGGATCCATGAAGTGGAACCGTCGCGGCCCGGAGGTCCTGCCCATGTGGGTGGCGGAGATGGACTACCCGCTGGCCGATCCGGTCGCCGCCGCCATCGACGAGGTGGTGGCGCGCCAGGGCTTCGGCTACGCGGAGGTGGATGACCGGGTCCCCCGTGCCTTCGCGGACTTCGCGGCCCGTCGGCTGGGCATGACGGTCAACCCGGGGTGGACCACCGTCGTGCCGCATGTCCTGGCAGGCATCGAGATCGCCGTCGAGGTATTCACGCCGAAGGATGCCGGCGTGGTGGTCACCACCCCCGCCTACATGCACTTCCTGGTCATCCCCGGGCTGACCGGGCGCGAGGCCGTCGAGGTGCCGCTCCTGGAGACCAGGGGCGCGGCCAGCGTCGACGAGCAGTGGCACCTGGACCTGGAGGGCATCGAGCGCGCCTTCGCCAATGGCGCCCGCTCGCTGATCCTGTGCCAGCCCTACAACCCGGTCGGCAAGGTCTTTTCCCGTGAGGAACTGGCCGAGCTGGCCCGGATCGTCGCCAGGTACGACGGTTGGGTGATCAGCGACGAGATCCATGCCCCGCTGACCCTGCCCGCCATCCGGCACCTGGCCTACTCGGAGGTGGACGAGACGGCCGCCAGCCACTGCGTCACCATCACCAGCGCGTCGAAGAGCTTCTCCATGCCCGGCCTGCCCTGTGCCACGGTGAGCCTGCACACCCAGGCGGGCCACGATCGCTTCGTCACCAATGCCCATCCGGACCACCTCTACGGCGCCACGACGCTGGGGATCGAGGCCAATGTGGCGGCCTTCACCGGGGGCGACGAATGGTTGGACGGCGCCCTGGCCAAGATCGCCCAGAACGTGGCGCGGACCAAGGCCTTCGTCGACGCGGAACTGCCCGACGTGCGCTATGTGCCCGGTGATGCCACCTACTTCGCCTGGCTGGACCTGCGCGAGGCGGGCCTGGGCGATGACCCGGCCGCCTGGGTCTTGGATAAGGGCAAGCTGTGGATGAATCCCGGAGGAGACTTCGGGGCCAATGGCAAGGGATTCTGCCGCCTCAACCTGGCCACCACCAGCGCCATCCTGGACGACGGTCTGGGCCGGTTGAAGGCCGCGCTGGACGCCCGCTGA
- a CDS encoding TorD/DmsD family molecular chaperone — MSVETDEEGMARSAAALRVLATFVSAPAKAEVLDRIRSAEWLEGWPMERTEVCRAGLDLWARSAEVGEDADAVAADHARLVGGPGRVAVHPYESVHRSVEGLLFDEQTLEVRAAYAEFGLAAPHLNRAPDDHLSLELEFVAKLSERWLDATTDQERTRLASGRERFLAEHLLQWGPNFFDALGRDAGTHFHHGLALLGVDTLVQLGAGAQP; from the coding sequence ATGAGCGTCGAGACCGACGAGGAGGGCATGGCCCGCAGCGCCGCTGCCCTGCGCGTCCTGGCCACCTTCGTCTCGGCCCCTGCGAAGGCCGAGGTGCTGGACCGGATCCGTTCGGCCGAGTGGCTGGAGGGGTGGCCGATGGAGCGCACCGAGGTGTGCCGTGCCGGGCTCGACCTGTGGGCGCGCTCCGCGGAGGTGGGTGAGGATGCGGACGCCGTGGCTGCCGACCACGCCCGGCTGGTCGGGGGCCCGGGACGGGTGGCCGTCCACCCGTACGAGTCCGTCCATCGCTCCGTCGAGGGCCTGCTCTTCGACGAACAGACATTGGAGGTCCGCGCCGCCTATGCGGAATTCGGTCTTGCGGCACCCCACCTCAACCGGGCTCCCGATGACCACCTGTCGCTGGAGCTGGAATTCGTCGCGAAACTGTCCGAACGCTGGCTCGATGCCACCACGGACCAGGAGCGCACGCGGTTGGCGTCGGGGCGGGAGCGTTTCCTTGCCGAGCACCTGCTCCAGTGGGGGCCCAACTTCTTCGATGCGCTGGGCCGCGACGCAGGGACCCACTTCCACCACGGCCTGGCCCTGCTGGGGGTGGACACCCTCGTCCAGCTGGGGGCCGGCGCTCAGCCCTGA
- a CDS encoding low molecular weight protein-tyrosine-phosphatase has protein sequence MSQHILMICHGNICRSPMAERVARAHAERECLDVTITSAGVSAEEDGNPIDRRAASVLREAGYDASNHRAHQVTALEVREADLVVAAEEYHLDRLRRLVPDAENLHLFSEFDPEASTGDGLPDPWYGGMDGFHDTLAAVERAMPALMERVRQNS, from the coding sequence ATGAGCCAGCACATCCTGATGATCTGCCACGGCAACATCTGCCGCTCCCCGATGGCCGAACGGGTCGCCCGCGCCCACGCGGAGCGCGAGTGCCTCGACGTGACGATCACCTCCGCCGGGGTCAGCGCCGAGGAGGACGGCAATCCCATCGACCGCCGGGCGGCCAGCGTCCTGCGGGAGGCCGGCTATGACGCCTCGAACCACCGGGCCCACCAGGTGACGGCGCTGGAGGTCCGGGAGGCGGACCTCGTGGTGGCAGCGGAGGAATACCACCTGGACCGGCTTCGACGCCTGGTCCCGGACGCGGAGAACCTGCACCTGTTCAGCGAGTTCGACCCCGAGGCCTCCACCGGCGACGGCCTGCCAGACCCCTGGTACGGCGGGATGGACGGCTTCCATGACACCCTGGCGGCCGTCGAGAGGGCAATGCCGGCGCTGATGGAGCGGGTACGGCAGAATTCCTGA
- a CDS encoding mismatch-specific DNA-glycosylase, with amino-acid sequence MGWSKDELLAFAGREVPDLLPEDLRLLVCGINPSLWTAATGAHFARPGNRFYPALARAGIISHPFDAADGYRPEDLAELHRLGIGNTNLVARATARADELSREELRRGAVRLEVPVRQRRPRLVAVLGVTAYRQSFAMPSAALGEQPEALAGARLFVLPNPSGLNAHETVDSLAAAYAGAARAAGILAP; translated from the coding sequence ATGGGATGGAGCAAGGACGAATTGCTGGCCTTCGCGGGCCGTGAGGTTCCCGACCTGCTGCCTGAGGACCTGCGCCTGCTGGTCTGCGGCATCAACCCGTCGCTGTGGACCGCCGCGACGGGCGCCCATTTCGCCCGCCCCGGAAACCGCTTCTACCCGGCGCTGGCACGGGCCGGGATCATCAGCCACCCCTTCGATGCCGCCGACGGCTATCGGCCGGAGGACCTGGCGGAGCTGCACCGGCTGGGCATCGGGAACACCAATCTCGTCGCCCGGGCCACCGCGCGCGCCGACGAACTGAGCCGCGAGGAACTGCGCCGGGGAGCGGTGCGCCTGGAGGTACCGGTGCGTCAGCGCCGGCCCCGGTTGGTGGCCGTGCTGGGGGTGACCGCCTACCGGCAGTCCTTCGCCATGCCAAGCGCCGCGCTGGGCGAGCAGCCCGAAGCGTTGGCGGGCGCGAGGCTCTTCGTGCTGCCCAACCCATCGGGGCTGAACGCCCACGAGACCGTCGACAGCCTGGCGGCGGCCTATGCGGGGGCGGCTCGCGCGGCGGGGATCCTCGCCCCCTGA
- a CDS encoding DMSO/selenate family reductase complex A subunit codes for MNFDGRFVVTASTRTPARGEGARFSRRSLMQWTGAAAATGALVSSDPLRAASEPVRLLQADGMPDADRTVWSACIVNCGSRCPLRLQVKDGVVVRVLPDNTGDDTLENRQIRACVRGRNMRQRIYNPDRIKKPLKRKEGTRRGEGQWEEISWDEAFDLFAEKLKHTYDTYGPEAVFKVYGSGVWNAHLAYGAGWQRLFNAMGGHLNYYNNYSYSQIGGITRFHYGNQDEQVSNSFEDSLKHGRMLVLWGNNPQETRMSGGGLTYVSLEAARKAGLKIVVVDPRHSDSVAVLADQWISPRPGTDAALVNGIVHHLVKNNLHDQAFLDKYCVGFDEKHMPKGIPANNSYLTYIMGKGADGIEKTPAWASKITGVPEKTIIEFALELGRTKPVNITQGWGPQRHANGENQARAIYTLANVLGQVGIPGGGTGGREGNYWPLTAWLPNGDNPCKAAISNFGWSEAIVRGEEMTDVKDGVRGVKKLSTSIKFLLEYGGNMLGSQHADLNKLREILQDESKCEFIVTVDNQMSTSADLSDLVLPDTTTAERWDLVPSEYCGDTAYLIACEKAIEPLHDSKPAYEMVTEIAKRLGVEKKVTEGRDLRGWAQYLQDEVNVKAVPGMPKFEEMLKKGVHRYRNPEGTTVALRDFREDPVKNPLETPTGKIEIFSEELWNMARTWEFPDRKKGDVITALPMHVDTWEGAMEALSNDKYPLQLIGHHFKQRVHSTYGNLSNLQEAHPQSVWISIPDAEKRGIKNGDTVEIFNDRGRVQIPAKVTARIMPGVASLPQGAWTDFDAEGVDHGGAVNVLTSLHWTPVSKGNCQHTTLVQIKKA; via the coding sequence GTGAATTTCGACGGGAGGTTTGTGGTGACGGCTTCGACGAGAACCCCGGCCAGGGGTGAGGGGGCGCGCTTCTCGCGCCGCAGCCTGATGCAGTGGACCGGTGCCGCTGCCGCTACGGGCGCGCTGGTCTCCAGTGATCCGCTGCGCGCTGCCAGCGAGCCGGTGAGGCTGCTGCAGGCCGACGGGATGCCCGACGCGGACCGCACCGTGTGGAGCGCCTGCATCGTCAACTGCGGCTCTCGTTGCCCGCTGCGGCTGCAGGTCAAGGACGGCGTCGTGGTGCGGGTGCTGCCCGACAACACCGGCGACGACACCCTGGAGAACCGCCAGATCCGCGCCTGCGTGCGGGGCCGCAACATGCGCCAGCGGATCTACAATCCTGACCGCATCAAGAAGCCCCTCAAGCGCAAGGAGGGCACCAGGCGCGGCGAGGGACAGTGGGAGGAGATCAGCTGGGACGAGGCCTTCGACCTGTTCGCGGAGAAGCTGAAGCACACCTACGACACCTACGGCCCCGAGGCCGTCTTCAAGGTCTACGGCTCCGGCGTGTGGAATGCCCACCTTGCCTACGGCGCCGGCTGGCAGCGGCTGTTCAATGCCATGGGTGGCCACCTGAACTACTACAACAACTACTCCTACAGCCAGATCGGTGGGATCACCCGCTTTCACTACGGCAACCAGGACGAGCAGGTCTCCAACTCCTTCGAGGACTCCCTCAAGCACGGCCGGATGCTGGTGCTGTGGGGCAACAACCCGCAGGAGACCCGCATGTCGGGTGGCGGCCTCACCTATGTCTCGCTGGAGGCGGCCCGCAAGGCGGGGCTGAAGATCGTCGTGGTGGACCCGCGCCATTCCGACTCCGTCGCGGTCCTGGCAGACCAGTGGATCAGCCCGCGCCCCGGCACCGACGCGGCGTTGGTCAACGGCATCGTGCACCACCTGGTGAAGAACAACCTGCACGACCAGGCCTTCCTGGACAAGTACTGCGTCGGCTTCGATGAGAAGCACATGCCCAAGGGCATCCCGGCCAACAACTCCTACCTGACTTACATCATGGGCAAGGGGGCCGACGGCATCGAGAAGACCCCGGCCTGGGCGTCGAAGATCACCGGCGTGCCCGAGAAGACCATCATCGAGTTCGCGCTGGAACTGGGCCGCACCAAGCCGGTCAACATCACCCAGGGCTGGGGCCCGCAGCGCCACGCCAATGGTGAGAACCAGGCCCGCGCCATCTACACTCTGGCCAATGTGCTGGGCCAGGTGGGCATTCCCGGCGGCGGCACCGGTGGCCGCGAGGGCAACTACTGGCCGCTGACCGCCTGGCTGCCCAATGGTGACAACCCGTGCAAGGCCGCCATCAGCAACTTCGGCTGGAGCGAGGCGATCGTGCGGGGCGAGGAGATGACCGACGTCAAGGACGGCGTGCGCGGCGTCAAGAAGCTGAGCACCAGCATCAAGTTCCTGCTGGAGTACGGCGGCAACATGCTGGGCAGCCAGCACGCCGACCTCAACAAGCTGCGCGAGATCCTGCAGGACGAGTCGAAGTGCGAGTTCATCGTCACCGTCGACAACCAGATGTCCACCTCGGCAGACCTTTCCGACCTGGTGCTGCCCGACACCACCACCGCGGAGCGCTGGGACCTGGTGCCCAGCGAGTACTGCGGTGACACCGCCTACCTGATCGCCTGCGAGAAGGCCATCGAGCCGCTGCACGACTCCAAGCCGGCCTACGAGATGGTCACCGAGATCGCCAAGCGGCTGGGGGTGGAGAAGAAGGTGACCGAGGGCCGCGACCTGCGGGGCTGGGCGCAATACCTGCAGGACGAGGTGAACGTGAAGGCCGTGCCCGGCATGCCGAAGTTCGAGGAGATGCTCAAGAAGGGCGTGCACCGCTACCGCAACCCCGAGGGCACCACCGTCGCGCTGAGGGACTTCCGCGAGGATCCCGTGAAGAACCCGCTCGAGACGCCCACCGGCAAGATCGAGATCTTCTCCGAGGAATTGTGGAACATGGCCAGGACGTGGGAATTCCCGGACCGCAAGAAGGGCGACGTGATCACCGCGCTGCCGATGCACGTGGACACCTGGGAAGGTGCCATGGAGGCACTGTCCAATGACAAGTACCCGCTGCAGCTGATCGGACACCACTTCAAGCAGCGCGTGCACTCCACCTACGGCAACCTGTCCAACCTGCAGGAGGCCCACCCGCAGTCGGTGTGGATCAGCATTCCCGACGCCGAGAAGCGCGGCATCAAGAATGGTGACACGGTGGAGATCTTCAACGACCGCGGCCGGGTGCAGATCCCGGCCAAGGTCACGGCACGCATCATGCCCGGCGTCGCCTCGCTCCCGCAGGGCGCCTGGACCGACTTCGACGCCGAGGGCGTCGACCACGGAGGTGCCGTCAACGTGCTCACGTCGCTGCACTGGACCCCGGTCTCCAAGGGCAACTGCCAGCACACCACCCTCGTGCAGATCAAGAAGGCCTGA
- a CDS encoding MFS transporter yields MNQPTGPAPLAPGDDAYRRTTVALFLAGLVTFAALYCTQPLLPLLGQVFHVSPAETALSVSATTITLGLALLFLGPISDAFGRTNIMLASLFASGLVTLAVAASPSWPVLLVLRAALGICVAGLPAVAVAYLREEISPGAAGRATGLYIGGTALGGMAGRLLSGALADLFGWRWAIAGIGLLALACAVVVHRLLPRSRFFVAQPLSPAELTAKTLRLLRDPVQLALMTLSFCAMGAFVAGFNAMGFRLEAPPYRLGVGLAGTVFLVYAFGSWSSARAGRFAEGHGPAKVALGGLALQLAGICVTAAETLPLVVLGLALTTIGFFAAHGVASGWVAAHAARQGLGTGQAASLYLFAYYLGSSVAGTAAGWAWSGWRWPGVTLLTAALVVAALLVVRLAGRWEEPSQG; encoded by the coding sequence GTGAACCAACCGACCGGCCCGGCACCGCTGGCCCCGGGAGATGACGCCTACCGTCGCACGACGGTGGCGCTCTTCCTGGCCGGGCTGGTCACCTTCGCCGCGCTGTACTGCACACAGCCGCTGCTGCCCCTGCTGGGCCAGGTCTTCCACGTCTCCCCCGCGGAGACCGCGCTGAGCGTGTCCGCGACGACCATCACGCTTGGTCTCGCACTGCTCTTCCTGGGCCCCATCTCGGACGCCTTCGGCCGGACCAACATCATGCTGGCCAGTCTCTTCGCCAGCGGGCTGGTCACCCTTGCCGTTGCCGCCAGCCCGTCCTGGCCGGTGCTGCTGGTGCTGAGGGCCGCGTTGGGCATCTGCGTGGCGGGGCTGCCCGCCGTCGCCGTGGCCTATCTGCGGGAGGAGATCTCCCCCGGAGCAGCCGGGCGGGCCACGGGCCTCTACATCGGTGGCACGGCGCTGGGCGGCATGGCCGGCCGCCTGCTCAGCGGGGCCCTGGCGGACCTCTTCGGCTGGCGCTGGGCCATCGCCGGGATCGGCCTGCTGGCACTGGCCTGCGCCGTGGTGGTGCACCGGCTGTTGCCGCGCAGCCGCTTCTTCGTCGCCCAACCCTTGTCCCCCGCCGAGCTGACCGCCAAGACGCTGCGCCTGCTGCGCGATCCGGTGCAGTTGGCCCTGATGACCCTGTCCTTCTGCGCGATGGGTGCCTTCGTCGCCGGGTTCAACGCGATGGGCTTCCGGCTGGAGGCCCCGCCCTACCGCCTCGGGGTGGGGTTGGCGGGGACGGTCTTCCTGGTCTACGCCTTCGGCTCGTGGAGCTCGGCCCGGGCGGGACGTTTCGCGGAGGGGCATGGCCCCGCGAAGGTGGCGCTGGGTGGCCTGGCGCTGCAGCTGGCGGGAATCTGCGTGACGGCTGCGGAGACCCTGCCGCTGGTGGTGCTGGGTCTGGCGCTGACCACGATCGGCTTCTTCGCCGCCCACGGCGTGGCCAGCGGATGGGTGGCCGCCCATGCCGCCCGGCAGGGGCTGGGGACGGGCCAGGCGGCGTCCCTGTACCTGTTCGCCTACTACCTGGGCAGCTCGGTGGCGGGGACCGCGGCAGGGTGGGCGTGGAGCGGTTGGCGGTGGCCGGGCGTGACGCTGCTCACCGCAGCACTCGTCGTGGCCGCCCTGCTGGTGGTGCGTCTGGCGGGCCGCTGGGAAGAGCCCTCTCAGGGCTGA
- a CDS encoding AIM24 family protein, with translation MPLYGPLFNDYAEKNSEHQFSLQNKKLLKVEMGFGPVWARTGSMVAYQGKINFTNKGSGGIGKFLKQAATGEGVQLMECTGSGELFLAEEAADVQVIYLENDTISVNGGNVLAFSQSIQWDVRRIQARGAAMTGGLYNVVLQGTGFVAITTKGEPVALDVAQAPTFADAQAVVLWTGGVQMDIKMDTGGLKSMVRGGTGEMLQMAFRGQGHVVVQPCENVVATPNGSGGAGGMLGGLLDG, from the coding sequence ATGCCCCTGTACGGACCCCTGTTCAATGACTACGCGGAGAAGAACTCCGAGCACCAGTTCAGCCTGCAGAACAAGAAGCTGCTCAAGGTCGAGATGGGCTTCGGCCCGGTCTGGGCACGCACCGGATCCATGGTGGCCTACCAGGGCAAGATCAACTTCACCAACAAGGGATCCGGCGGGATCGGCAAGTTCCTCAAGCAGGCTGCCACCGGCGAGGGCGTGCAGCTGATGGAGTGCACCGGCAGCGGCGAGCTCTTCCTGGCCGAAGAGGCTGCCGACGTCCAGGTGATCTACCTGGAGAACGACACGATCAGCGTCAATGGCGGCAATGTGCTGGCCTTCAGCCAGTCGATCCAGTGGGATGTGCGACGCATCCAGGCCCGTGGCGCGGCGATGACCGGCGGCCTGTACAACGTGGTCCTGCAAGGCACCGGCTTCGTCGCCATCACCACCAAGGGTGAGCCGGTGGCCCTCGACGTCGCCCAGGCGCCGACCTTCGCCGACGCGCAGGCCGTGGTGCTGTGGACCGGCGGCGTGCAGATGGACATCAAGATGGACACCGGCGGCCTGAAGTCGATGGTGCGTGGCGGCACCGGCGAGATGCTGCAGATGGCCTTCCGCGGTCAGGGCCACGTCGTGGTCCAGCCCTGCGAGAACGTCGTCGCCACACCCAATGGCAGTGGCGGGGCCGGCGGCATGCTCGGCGGCCTGCTCGACGGGTAG
- a CDS encoding DMSO/selenate family reductase complex B subunit translates to MEGFYFDQSACNGCKACAIACKDKHDLPIGVQWRRVIEYTGGSWVQQGDTYEPKVFSYYTSISCNHCEDPICAEVCPTTAMTIRDDGTVYVDPKKCIGCKYCAMACPYSAPQFNPEKGIMTKCDGCKDYRDAGQEPACVAACPSRALEWGDVAELAKKHNSDVRSVEPLPDPEITRPNLVITPHRDAQPPGQGTGEIANPEEI, encoded by the coding sequence ATGGAAGGCTTCTACTTCGACCAGTCGGCCTGCAATGGCTGCAAGGCCTGCGCCATTGCCTGCAAGGACAAGCACGACCTGCCCATCGGCGTGCAGTGGCGACGGGTGATCGAGTACACCGGCGGCAGCTGGGTGCAGCAGGGTGACACCTACGAACCCAAGGTCTTCAGCTACTACACGTCGATCTCCTGCAACCACTGCGAGGACCCGATCTGTGCGGAGGTGTGCCCCACCACCGCCATGACCATCCGCGACGACGGCACGGTCTACGTCGATCCCAAGAAGTGCATCGGCTGCAAGTACTGCGCGATGGCCTGCCCGTACAGCGCCCCGCAGTTCAACCCCGAGAAGGGGATCATGACCAAGTGCGACGGGTGCAAGGACTACCGCGATGCCGGGCAGGAACCCGCCTGCGTCGCCGCCTGTCCCTCGCGCGCCCTCGAATGGGGTGACGTCGCCGAGCTGGCCAAGAAGCACAACAGCGACGTGCGGTCCGTGGAACCGCTGCCGGATCCCGAGATCACCCGGCCCAACCTGGTGATCACCCCGCACCGCGACGCCCAGCCCCCGGGCCAGGGCACCGGCGAGATCGCGAATCCCGAGGAGATCTGA
- the argF gene encoding ornithine carbamoyltransferase: MMSLKGRHFVKESDFTPAEWTELLDLAAQLKADKKAGQETKRLIGRNIALIFEKTSTRTRCSFEVAAFDQGAHTTYLEPTGSQIGHKESMADTARVLGRMFDGIEYRGFGTDGVEVLAAKAGVPVWNGLTNEWHPTQMLADQLTMREHCSKPLDQVAHAYLGDARYNMGNSCLVSGALVGMDIRIVAPVEYQPEEWVVGLARGLAEQTGARITITDDVAAGVAGCDFISTDVWVSMGESKDVWADRIEVLKPYQVNAEVMATTGNPEAKFLHCLPAFHDLETTVGRQVHEQFGMEALEVTDEVFEGPQSVVFDQAENRMHTIKAVMVATLGD; encoded by the coding sequence ATGATGAGCCTCAAGGGCCGCCACTTCGTCAAGGAATCGGACTTCACCCCCGCCGAATGGACCGAGCTGCTGGACCTTGCCGCCCAGCTCAAGGCGGACAAGAAGGCCGGCCAGGAGACCAAGCGCCTGATCGGCCGCAACATCGCCCTGATCTTCGAGAAGACCTCCACCCGCACCCGGTGCTCCTTCGAGGTGGCCGCCTTCGACCAGGGCGCCCACACCACCTACCTCGAACCCACCGGAAGCCAGATCGGGCACAAGGAGTCGATGGCGGACACTGCCCGCGTGCTGGGCCGGATGTTCGACGGGATTGAGTACCGCGGTTTCGGCACCGACGGCGTCGAGGTGCTCGCCGCCAAGGCCGGCGTCCCCGTCTGGAATGGCCTGACCAACGAGTGGCACCCCACCCAGATGTTGGCCGACCAGCTCACCATGCGTGAGCACTGCAGCAAGCCCCTGGACCAGGTGGCGCACGCCTACCTGGGTGATGCGCGCTACAACATGGGCAATTCCTGCCTCGTCTCCGGTGCCCTGGTGGGCATGGACATCCGGATCGTCGCGCCCGTCGAGTACCAGCCCGAGGAGTGGGTGGTCGGTCTGGCCCGCGGCCTCGCCGAGCAGACCGGGGCCCGGATCACCATCACCGACGACGTCGCCGCCGGCGTCGCGGGCTGTGACTTCATCTCCACCGACGTGTGGGTGAGCATGGGCGAGTCCAAGGACGTCTGGGCCGATCGGATCGAGGTGCTCAAGCCCTACCAGGTCAATGCCGAGGTGATGGCCACCACCGGCAACCCCGAGGCGAAGTTCCTGCACTGCCTGCCGGCCTTCCATGACCTGGAGACCACCGTCGGACGCCAGGTCCACGAGCAGTTCGGGATGGAGGCGCTCGAGGTCACCGACGAGGTCTTCGAGGGGCCGCAGTCCGTCGTCTTCGACCAGGCCGAGAACCGGATGCACACCATCAAGGCCGTCATGGTGGCGACGCTGGGGGACTGA
- a CDS encoding dimethyl sulfoxide reductase anchor subunit family protein produces MWHELPLVIFTICAQMSVGSFIVLGIIHLAGLKVPQKTMDKVTDPALYAIGPLLVLGLAASTMHLGKPLRAPNALLHLGSSWLSREIVFGMAFAALGAAFAICQWFKLLNHRLRQVLAGLTALVGFFLVFAISKVYSLRTVPAWATVHTPIAFYITTLLLGGLAVAAALLVVYRIRRGRSEPDPDADALLTQTVRAISLAGVVLIAVRFFERVSYYAFLGGHPSPAARRSLEILGGELGGWRTAQALLLAAALLCLAYLLFKLVARVDSYRYLPALGVVAFALAFVGEFIGRLMFYGSMVRVGT; encoded by the coding sequence ATGTGGCATGAACTTCCGCTGGTGATCTTCACCATCTGCGCCCAGATGTCGGTGGGCTCCTTCATCGTGCTCGGCATCATCCACCTGGCGGGCCTGAAGGTGCCGCAGAAGACGATGGACAAGGTGACCGATCCGGCGCTGTACGCGATCGGCCCGTTGCTGGTGCTGGGGCTGGCCGCCTCCACGATGCACCTGGGCAAACCGCTGCGCGCCCCGAATGCCCTGCTGCACCTGGGCTCCAGCTGGCTCTCGCGTGAGATCGTCTTCGGGATGGCCTTCGCGGCACTGGGCGCCGCCTTCGCCATCTGCCAGTGGTTCAAGCTGCTCAACCACCGCCTGCGTCAGGTGCTGGCCGGGTTGACGGCCCTGGTGGGTTTCTTCCTGGTCTTTGCCATCAGCAAGGTCTACTCGCTGCGCACCGTCCCCGCCTGGGCGACCGTGCACACCCCGATCGCCTTCTACATCACCACGCTGCTGCTGGGCGGGTTGGCTGTGGCCGCCGCACTGCTGGTGGTCTACCGGATCCGTCGCGGCCGCTCCGAGCCGGATCCGGACGCCGACGCCCTGCTCACCCAGACCGTGCGGGCCATCTCCCTGGCTGGTGTGGTGCTGATTGCGGTGCGCTTCTTCGAGCGGGTCAGCTACTACGCCTTCCTCGGCGGGCACCCGTCGCCGGCGGCACGTCGTTCGTTGGAGATCCTGGGCGGTGAACTGGGCGGATGGCGCACGGCGCAGGCCCTGCTGCTGGCCGCGGCCCTGCTCTGCCTGGCCTACCTGCTGTTCAAGCTGGTGGCTCGGGTGGACAGCTACCGCTACCTGCCGGCCCTGGGCGTGGTCGCCTTCGCCCTGGCCTTCGTCGGTGAGTTCATCGGCCGCCTGATGTTCTACGGCTCGATGGTGCGGGTGGGCACATGA